From Calothrix sp. PCC 6303, a single genomic window includes:
- a CDS encoding glycosyltransferase yields MSIIEPNSLLSVPIGTLQIPEFPHGITNREQKGIFFSLVIPTYKERENIANVVQTLTQLLDDAIGHDYELIIVDDDSPDGTWEVAHSLMSEYPHLQVMRRQNERGLSSAVIRGWQASRGRILGVIDGDLQHPPYVLLQLIRAMEEGADLAVASRHIDGGGVSKWSFIRRFLSRGAQILGLLMLPNILGKVSDPMSGYFLVRRDRITNTNLNPIGYKILLEVLGRGDIREIAEVGYVFNERTQGESKVTWKHYLDYLHHLLRLRLTTGHLRIFNKKFNFPIQKFLRFGIVGFSGVFVDLAVFYFLRQKINLGLTRSTILSSEIAIINNFLWNDIWTFRDVSKWQKGWKQLLKRFLKFNVVCLSGVILQTLIVNFLFNILGINQYISKLIAIALVTLWNFWMNLKLSWRVTDIKSGK; encoded by the coding sequence ATGAGTATCATCGAACCAAATTCATTATTGTCAGTACCCATAGGTACACTACAAATCCCTGAATTCCCCCATGGAATTACAAATAGAGAACAGAAAGGAATTTTTTTCTCATTGGTGATACCAACCTACAAAGAAAGGGAAAATATAGCGAATGTGGTACAAACTCTGACTCAATTGTTAGATGATGCCATTGGACACGATTATGAATTGATTATTGTGGATGACGATAGCCCAGATGGCACCTGGGAAGTCGCACACTCATTAATGTCAGAATATCCCCATCTCCAAGTAATGCGACGGCAAAACGAAAGGGGACTATCTTCAGCAGTCATTCGTGGTTGGCAAGCTTCGAGGGGTCGTATTCTCGGAGTAATTGACGGAGATTTGCAACATCCACCCTACGTATTACTACAGCTAATTAGGGCAATGGAAGAAGGAGCAGATTTAGCAGTAGCTAGTCGTCATATTGATGGTGGAGGTGTGAGTAAATGGAGTTTTATCCGAAGATTTTTGTCACGAGGCGCTCAAATCTTAGGATTACTTATGTTGCCAAATATACTAGGGAAAGTATCCGATCCCATGAGTGGTTACTTTCTGGTTAGACGCGATCGCATCACAAATACAAACCTGAATCCAATTGGTTATAAAATCTTACTAGAAGTCCTCGGACGTGGTGACATTCGGGAAATAGCCGAAGTTGGCTACGTCTTTAACGAACGTACCCAAGGAGAAAGCAAAGTCACCTGGAAACATTACCTCGACTATCTCCATCATCTCCTAAGATTGCGCCTCACCACAGGGCACCTGAGAATTTTCAACAAAAAGTTTAACTTCCCCATCCAAAAATTCCTCCGCTTCGGAATCGTTGGATTTAGCGGTGTTTTTGTAGACTTAGCAGTATTTTATTTCCTCCGGCAAAAAATCAACCTCGGATTAACCCGCAGCACCATCCTTTCCTCAGAAATAGCCATCATCAACAACTTCCTGTGGAACGACATTTGGACATTTCGAGACGTATCCAAATGGCAAAAAGGCTGGAAACAACTCCTCAAAAGATTCCTCAAATTCAACGTCGTTTGCCTATCAGGAGTCATCCTGCAAACCCTAATCGTCAACTTCCTATTTAACATCTTAGGTATCAACCAGTATATCTCCAAACTCATAGCGATCGCACTCGTCACCCTGTGGAACTTTTGGATGAACCTCAAACTCAGTTGGAGAGTAACAGACATCAAAAGCGGAAAATAG
- a CDS encoding NAD(P)/FAD-dependent oxidoreductase translates to MTDIAVIGAGIAGLACAQQLNQAGYSVVVVEKSRGLGGRVATRRLHGTIADHGACFLKPKDEFSSQFVESLCQRDILRIWEGEFIEQSGDASTQPRYIAPAGMSAIAKPLARGLNVILNQRVIAINPTLNHQWYLTLSANNEIITAKALVIAIPAPQALELLEPLENNLINSQFIHQLRSVEFIPSISVMAGYPTTSQPLPPWQALTLEQDSILGWIGFDSSKRLDASQPVFVVQSSANFAIENIDTEDLQPFGNQMLQTAAQLTKLFWLENPEWLQVHRWRYAFPRKPLTTACLTAETPLPLVCCGDWCGGNLIPGAIKSGLAAAKSVNSQMKNCVMQDKLSDFSRD, encoded by the coding sequence ATGACAGATATAGCAGTAATTGGTGCCGGAATTGCAGGTTTAGCATGTGCTCAACAGTTGAATCAAGCGGGTTATTCTGTGGTGGTGGTGGAAAAATCCCGTGGTTTGGGGGGCAGAGTAGCAACTCGCAGATTACATGGGACAATTGCTGATCATGGGGCATGTTTTTTGAAACCCAAGGATGAGTTTTCGAGTCAATTTGTAGAGTCCTTGTGTCAGCGGGATATTTTGCGAATTTGGGAGGGAGAATTTATTGAACAATCTGGAGATGCGTCAACACAACCACGTTATATTGCCCCTGCGGGGATGAGTGCGATCGCTAAACCGCTGGCACGGGGTTTAAATGTTATCCTCAATCAGCGTGTTATTGCCATTAATCCCACTCTCAATCACCAATGGTATTTGACTCTATCGGCGAATAATGAAATCATTACCGCCAAAGCTTTAGTGATTGCGATTCCTGCACCACAAGCTTTAGAACTATTAGAACCTTTGGAAAATAACTTAATTAATAGCCAATTTATTCATCAACTACGTTCTGTAGAATTTATCCCATCCATTAGCGTTATGGCTGGTTATCCAACCACATCCCAACCACTTCCCCCATGGCAAGCTTTGACTTTAGAACAAGATTCAATTCTCGGATGGATTGGATTTGATAGTAGTAAGCGTCTTGATGCATCTCAACCTGTATTTGTAGTTCAAAGTAGCGCTAATTTTGCTATCGAAAACATAGATACGGAAGATTTGCAACCATTCGGCAATCAAATGTTACAAACAGCCGCTCAATTAACAAAATTATTCTGGTTAGAAAATCCCGAATGGTTACAAGTGCATCGTTGGCGTTATGCTTTTCCTAGAAAACCCCTGACAACAGCTTGTTTAACCGCCGAAACACCGCTACCCTTAGTTTGTTGTGGTGATTGGTGCGGGGGAAACTTGATACCAGGGGCAATAAAATCTGGATTAGCTGCGGCAAAATCCGTCAATAGTCAGATGAAAAATTGCGTGATGCAGGATAAATTATCAGATTTTAGCCGTGATTAA
- a CDS encoding tetratricopeptide repeat protein encodes MLKQVAAAFAQKDYQTAKKLLKQLFKEFPDDPGVQLYIAKLQEVSGKYQDAEKIYRRLLQQTTNTKIIMQARQGLQHLQEIEQQQQQKAIAEATANIENSEPGLLILEPVDSDRKTQLAQDFARIMQIDPYSARLKLPSRGWRFYQTAPVGKLEFYGKQLQQANIPCFWCSLSQIPKIQVFQVHHFQEATEQATVVCSNHTKQIGSLSFDWSEVSAVVMGRLPIFEQVVDRDARGKLERKTKILDYAEFCDLHLPGRNCIMRSHDGSYEFDKGITSPKNKDTIHVNWQNLLTYFRHQLPTTPIWCDFTTFGETILDQNQILNSIESHVHLLRTDKTPWDSAFHLYSVLVLINHAN; translated from the coding sequence ATGCTAAAACAGGTTGCTGCTGCGTTTGCACAGAAAGATTATCAAACTGCGAAAAAATTACTCAAACAACTATTTAAAGAATTTCCTGATGATCCTGGGGTTCAACTATATATTGCCAAGTTACAGGAAGTATCAGGCAAGTATCAAGATGCGGAGAAAATCTATCGACGCTTACTACAACAGACAACCAACACAAAAATAATTATGCAGGCAAGGCAGGGTTTGCAACATCTGCAAGAAATTGAACAGCAACAGCAGCAAAAAGCCATCGCTGAAGCAACAGCAAACATAGAAAATTCTGAACCCGGTTTATTAATCCTCGAACCTGTAGATAGCGATCGCAAAACTCAATTAGCCCAGGATTTTGCTAGAATCATGCAAATTGATCCTTACAGTGCCAGGTTAAAGTTACCTAGTCGAGGTTGGCGTTTTTATCAAACTGCGCCTGTTGGCAAACTGGAATTTTATGGTAAACAGTTACAACAGGCAAATATTCCGTGTTTTTGGTGTTCCCTTAGCCAAATCCCCAAAATTCAAGTTTTTCAAGTTCATCATTTCCAAGAAGCTACAGAACAAGCTACTGTTGTTTGTAGCAACCATACCAAACAAATTGGTTCATTGTCCTTTGATTGGTCAGAAGTTAGCGCAGTTGTGATGGGAAGACTACCCATTTTTGAGCAAGTTGTTGATCGGGATGCAAGGGGTAAACTAGAACGTAAAACCAAAATCCTGGATTATGCTGAATTTTGCGACTTACATTTACCAGGCAGAAATTGCATTATGCGATCGCATGATGGTAGTTATGAGTTTGACAAAGGCATCACATCGCCAAAAAATAAAGACACAATCCACGTCAATTGGCAAAATTTATTAACCTACTTTCGTCACCAATTACCTACAACTCCTATTTGGTGTGACTTTACCACCTTTGGCGAAACCATATTAGACCAAAATCAAATCCTCAACAGCATTGAATCTCACGTTCATTTGCTTCGCACAGACAAGACTCCCTGGGACTCAGCATTTCATTTATATAGTGTATTAGTATTAATTAATCACGCCAACTAA
- a CDS encoding type II toxin-antitoxin system VapC family toxin, with protein sequence MNLLIDTHILIWYIAGHPKLNKKMTTLLENTENNLFISVASLWEIAIKIGKGKLNLGIKFHELDMILNQLNIQILPILFSDLNIHLTLPSHHSDPFDRIIISQSINQNLILMSADSEFSAYPIQNIWSEL encoded by the coding sequence ATGAACCTCCTGATCGATACTCACATTCTGATTTGGTATATTGCAGGACATCCCAAACTGAACAAAAAGATGACTACTCTCCTAGAAAATACTGAGAACAACCTCTTTATAAGTGTTGCCAGCCTCTGGGAAATTGCGATTAAAATCGGCAAAGGTAAGCTGAATCTAGGCATTAAATTTCATGAATTGGACATGATTTTAAATCAACTTAATATCCAAATTCTTCCCATTCTATTTAGCGATCTCAATATTCATCTCACATTGCCGTCTCACCATTCTGACCCGTTCGACAGAATCATCATTTCCCAATCGATTAACCAAAATTTAATTCTCATGAGTGCCGATTCAGAATTTAGTGCCTATCCGATACAGAATATCTGGTCAGAGCTTTGA
- a CDS encoding DUF2281 domain-containing protein, translating into MSQTNAIDSINSLLSKLPEALQVEALHYIEYLAFHSTNRPLPEVLEPPTLTQKRNGFGILKGKVTIADDFDDPLEEFADYQ; encoded by the coding sequence ATGTCACAAACCAATGCGATCGACAGTATCAACTCACTGCTCTCGAAGCTCCCTGAAGCACTCCAAGTCGAGGCATTGCACTATATTGAATACCTCGCCTTCCACAGCACGAATCGACCCTTACCAGAAGTTCTCGAACCGCCAACCCTAACCCAAAAGCGAAACGGCTTCGGCATTCTCAAAGGCAAAGTCACGATCGCCGATGACTTTGATGACCCGCTAGAAGAATTTGCCGATTACCAATAA
- a CDS encoding Tex family protein — MLNIPQLLATELNLKPFQIENALELFAEGATIPFVARYRKERTGEMDEIQLRDLSDRFSYLTELEERKASILNAIAQQDKLTDELKAKIEACLQKTELEDLYLPYRQKRRTRATIAREKGLEPLVKFIQALNVKNGALVPLENEAAKYISEEKGVKTAEDALKGAADILAEEVADKAELRAYIREYLLDEGVFVSRIKDEHPEGSTKYEMYRNFQARVKNIAPHSMLALCRGDNEGVLSFEVSYEEDVILSYLESQEIRVKHRQIRSFYQEMVKDAFSRLMKNSLISEVIAEKKLYADIESIKTFETNLRELLLSAPAGMKPTMAVDPGFRTGCKVAILDTTGKFLEYQAVFPHTGAEKRIQAAQSIKKLIEKYKIELIAIGNGTASRETDEFLNEVFSTLTNKPIKVIVNESGASIYSASKVAGEEFPDLDVTVRGAISIGRRLQDPLAELVKIDPKSIGVGQYQHDVDQKLLKKKLEETVESCVNYVGVDLNTASKELLTSVSGITATVANNIVSYRNENGVFKNRRQLLKVPKLGPKAFEQAAGFLRIRGGENPLDNTAVHPESYKIVEAIASDLKLPLKQVTDIAENLKKTGLKKYVTDTIGEPTLRDILKELEKPGRDPRAEFKYATFKAGIKEISDLTVGMELEGSVTNVANFGAFVDIGVHQDGLVHISQLADRFVDDPKKVVKVGQVVKVKVIEINEKLKRISLSMKAVKQ; from the coding sequence ATGCTGAATATTCCTCAACTCCTAGCAACTGAACTCAATCTCAAGCCGTTTCAAATCGAAAATGCCTTAGAATTGTTCGCGGAAGGTGCGACGATCCCTTTTGTGGCAAGATACCGCAAGGAACGCACTGGGGAAATGGATGAAATTCAGTTGCGTGATTTGTCGGATAGGTTTAGTTATTTGACAGAATTGGAGGAACGTAAGGCTTCCATCTTGAATGCGATCGCGCAACAGGATAAACTCACTGATGAGTTGAAGGCAAAAATTGAGGCTTGTTTACAAAAGACGGAACTGGAAGATCTCTATTTGCCATACCGTCAGAAGCGCCGCACCCGTGCCACCATCGCTAGGGAAAAGGGTTTGGAACCCTTGGTTAAGTTCATTCAGGCTTTAAATGTTAAAAATGGCGCTTTGGTTCCTTTGGAGAATGAAGCCGCCAAATATATCTCTGAGGAAAAGGGTGTCAAAACTGCTGAGGATGCACTCAAGGGTGCTGCGGATATTTTAGCTGAGGAAGTTGCTGATAAAGCCGAGTTGCGGGCATATATTCGGGAGTATTTGTTGGATGAAGGTGTGTTTGTTTCTCGCATCAAAGATGAACATCCTGAAGGTTCGACAAAGTATGAGATGTATCGCAATTTTCAAGCTAGGGTGAAAAATATCGCTCCCCACAGCATGTTAGCTTTGTGTCGTGGGGATAATGAAGGGGTTTTGAGTTTTGAAGTTAGCTATGAAGAAGATGTAATTCTTTCCTATTTGGAGAGTCAAGAAATTCGGGTGAAGCATCGCCAAATTCGCAGTTTCTATCAGGAAATGGTCAAGGACGCTTTTAGTCGGTTGATGAAGAATTCTTTGATTAGCGAAGTAATTGCTGAGAAAAAACTCTACGCTGATATTGAGTCGATAAAAACCTTTGAAACCAATTTGCGGGAGTTACTGTTATCTGCACCTGCGGGGATGAAGCCAACTATGGCAGTAGATCCAGGTTTCAGAACTGGTTGTAAGGTGGCAATTCTCGATACTACTGGAAAGTTTTTAGAATATCAAGCAGTTTTTCCCCATACAGGTGCCGAAAAACGAATTCAAGCTGCACAAAGTATTAAAAAACTAATTGAAAAGTACAAAATTGAATTGATTGCCATTGGTAATGGTACAGCTTCCCGTGAAACAGATGAATTCTTAAATGAGGTGTTTTCAACTTTAACAAACAAACCCATCAAAGTGATTGTAAATGAGTCGGGTGCTTCGATATATTCAGCGAGTAAAGTTGCTGGTGAAGAATTCCCCGATTTAGATGTTACAGTACGGGGTGCCATTAGTATCGGTCGTCGTCTCCAAGATCCTTTAGCAGAGTTGGTGAAAATTGATCCCAAATCTATCGGTGTGGGACAATATCAACATGATGTCGATCAGAAACTCCTAAAAAAGAAGTTAGAAGAAACCGTTGAAAGTTGTGTTAACTATGTGGGAGTGGATCTAAATACAGCATCCAAAGAACTATTAACATCCGTTTCCGGAATCACAGCAACCGTTGCCAACAACATAGTTAGTTATCGTAATGAAAACGGAGTCTTTAAAAATCGTCGTCAACTCCTAAAAGTCCCCAAATTAGGACCAAAAGCATTTGAACAAGCAGCGGGATTTTTGCGGATTCGGGGTGGAGAGAACCCCCTAGATAACACCGCAGTCCATCCAGAAAGCTATAAAATCGTGGAAGCGATCGCATCTGACTTGAAACTACCATTAAAGCAAGTCACTGACATCGCCGAAAACCTGAAAAAAACAGGTTTAAAAAAATATGTCACAGATACTATTGGGGAACCAACTTTACGAGATATCCTCAAAGAATTGGAAAAACCTGGCAGAGATCCGCGTGCTGAGTTTAAGTATGCCACCTTCAAAGCCGGAATTAAAGAAATTTCCGATTTAACAGTGGGGATGGAATTGGAAGGAAGCGTCACCAATGTGGCAAATTTTGGCGCATTCGTCGATATTGGAGTTCACCAAGATGGTTTGGTGCATATTTCCCAACTAGCCGACAGATTCGTTGATGACCCGAAAAAAGTTGTCAAGGTTGGGCAAGTTGTCAAGGTTAAAGTTATAGAAATTAACGAAAAGTTAAAAAGAATTAGCCTATCTATGAAAGCAGTTAAGCAATAG
- the argB gene encoding acetylglutamate kinase, with translation MTVNDTEYIRQAEATRVQVLSEALPYIQQFAGRTVVVKYGGAAMKDSKLKNQVIRDIVFLSCVGLRPIVVHGGGPEINSWLNKLGIEAQFKNGLRVTDAATMDVVEMVLVGRVNKEIVALIHQAGGKAVGLCGKDGNLITARPQGQEGIGFVGDVSNVDVSILNTLAESGYIPVVSSVAADETGQAYNINADTIAGEIAAALGAEKLILLTDTRGILKDYTDSSTLVPKVDIQEARDLIATGVVGGGMIPKVNCCVRSLAQGVKATHIIDGRIPHALLLEIFTDVGIGTMLVGSRYSK, from the coding sequence ATGACCGTTAACGATACAGAATACATCAGACAGGCAGAAGCCACCCGCGTCCAAGTATTAAGCGAAGCCCTACCCTACATTCAACAGTTTGCCGGACGCACCGTTGTGGTGAAATATGGCGGTGCAGCCATGAAAGACAGCAAACTCAAAAACCAGGTAATCCGGGATATAGTTTTCCTATCCTGTGTCGGCTTGCGACCCATTGTAGTCCATGGTGGTGGACCAGAAATCAATAGTTGGCTGAATAAACTGGGAATCGAAGCCCAATTTAAAAACGGCTTACGTGTCACCGATGCCGCCACCATGGATGTAGTAGAAATGGTTTTGGTAGGCAGAGTCAATAAAGAAATTGTCGCCCTAATTCACCAAGCTGGTGGCAAAGCTGTGGGGCTGTGTGGTAAAGATGGGAACTTAATTACAGCCCGTCCCCAAGGGCAAGAAGGTATCGGTTTTGTTGGGGATGTCAGCAATGTAGACGTGAGTATTTTGAATACTCTGGCGGAAAGTGGTTATATTCCTGTAGTTTCCAGTGTTGCCGCCGATGAAACTGGACAAGCATATAATATCAACGCTGACACCATCGCCGGGGAAATTGCTGCCGCATTAGGTGCAGAAAAACTAATTTTACTAACTGACACCAGAGGCATCCTCAAAGATTATACAGATTCATCAACCCTAGTACCCAAAGTTGACATCCAAGAAGCACGCGACTTAATTGCCACAGGAGTCGTGGGAGGGGGCATGATTCCCAAGGTTAATTGCTGCGTGCGATCGCTTGCTCAAGGCGTTAAAGCAACCCACATTATTGATGGTCGCATACCCCACGCCCTTTTACTAGAAATTTTCACCGATGTTGGTATTGGTACAATGCTTGTAGGTTCCCGCTATAGCAAATAG
- a CDS encoding tetratricopeptide repeat protein → MTSESIEIANNRYHKGKAAFENGQYREAVENLETASSLTAKNSRLGGEIRIWLATAYEAAGRNEDAVALCQQLKRHPHSETSKQASRLEYIWTAPKLKRPQEWMTEIPDFGNISDNKQKISLARSSKGATNGQKKLPEREYIDLNQVNTSDNRFIWVALLAVAITVSYLLWLGFN, encoded by the coding sequence ATGACTTCAGAAAGTATCGAAATTGCAAATAATCGCTACCACAAAGGAAAAGCAGCCTTTGAAAACGGGCAATATCGGGAAGCTGTGGAAAATTTAGAAACAGCCAGTTCCCTCACCGCCAAAAATTCTCGCCTTGGTGGTGAAATCAGAATTTGGTTAGCAACAGCTTACGAAGCTGCCGGGAGAAATGAAGATGCAGTTGCCCTTTGTCAACAACTCAAGCGTCACCCCCACAGCGAAACCAGCAAACAAGCATCACGTTTAGAATATATCTGGACTGCACCTAAATTAAAGCGTCCTCAAGAATGGATGACTGAAATCCCAGATTTTGGCAACATATCCGACAATAAGCAAAAAATCAGTCTAGCTAGGAGTTCCAAAGGTGCAACCAATGGACAAAAAAAACTTCCCGAACGCGAATATATTGATCTCAATCAAGTAAATACCAGCGATAATCGATTTATTTGGGTTGCATTATTAGCAGTTGCCATAACTGTTTCATATTTACTGTGGTTAGGTTTTAATTAG
- a CDS encoding DUF3153 domain-containing protein, whose amino-acid sequence MNLSIVKKNITHRLQLLVRHKKLVWVMILAAFLLSGCVKYDVGVTFDHPNSGELVQHIRLGERLTSFSGESVYEWLNSIERRTRQLEGKTKRISKEEIIVTIPFSNGQELQSKFNEFFNPDINQKQKSKAVEENSDLPKIESNLLLFQNNFLLLVRNRLVYDLDLRSLALISNNGNVLANTASILDLDFSLKTPWGAKSIQLENSLPPEHQGKQLVWKLTPGELNHIEAVFWLPSPLGIGALLIILFVWGGFYLRYTFMPAPNTKLTPSVTTVISES is encoded by the coding sequence ATGAATCTATCAATCGTCAAGAAAAACATTACACATAGACTTCAATTACTAGTTCGTCACAAGAAACTAGTTTGGGTAATGATCTTGGCAGCTTTTTTACTATCCGGATGCGTGAAATATGATGTTGGAGTCACATTTGATCATCCCAATAGTGGCGAATTAGTTCAACATATTCGTTTAGGTGAACGCTTAACTAGTTTTAGCGGCGAATCAGTATACGAATGGCTAAACAGCATAGAACGCCGCACCCGTCAACTTGAAGGCAAAACAAAACGCATTTCCAAAGAAGAAATTATTGTCACAATTCCCTTTAGCAATGGGCAAGAACTGCAAAGTAAATTTAATGAGTTTTTCAACCCCGATATCAACCAAAAGCAGAAATCAAAAGCAGTTGAAGAAAACTCAGATTTACCAAAAATAGAATCCAACTTATTGCTATTCCAAAATAACTTTTTACTGTTGGTTCGCAATCGTCTAGTTTACGATCTCGATTTGCGTTCATTAGCACTGATATCAAACAACGGTAACGTTCTGGCTAACACAGCTTCCATTCTCGACTTAGACTTTAGCCTCAAAACCCCTTGGGGAGCAAAAAGCATCCAACTTGAAAATAGCTTACCCCCCGAACACCAAGGAAAACAACTAGTTTGGAAACTCACCCCCGGTGAACTGAACCACATCGAAGCTGTCTTTTGGCTTCCCAGTCCCCTAGGAATTGGCGCTTTGCTAATTATCCTCTTTGTTTGGGGTGGCTTTTATCTACGTTATACCTTTATGCCTGCCCCTAACACCAAATTAACTCCCAGTGTTACAACTGTAATTTCTGAAAGTTAA
- a CDS encoding peptidoglycan-binding domain-containing protein, whose product MSTSYSNESIRHLLIGLGYLVPDSNVPGNNPPWKTNNNPLTDERTVTAIKKFQQDYPPLKADGIAGEQTKKILFDTIVSLQNNLKRHGFATEAQIPSDKPFYGPATYKAVTIFEQKQGFPVNGIADKEARTLLNQATLVQNNIRLIDACIQFKSNPKKPSYLEALKYLEVQLSSDILKNFTNRWRETNDVNPVIVKLTDVCNSYEAKPHQDKALDYLQRQISPDVYKRFTELWKKS is encoded by the coding sequence ATGTCAACTAGTTACAGTAACGAATCCATCCGCCATCTCTTAATCGGTTTAGGATATCTTGTTCCTGATAGTAATGTTCCTGGTAACAATCCTCCCTGGAAGACCAATAATAACCCTTTGACAGACGAACGTACAGTCACTGCAATCAAAAAGTTTCAGCAAGATTACCCACCTCTAAAAGCTGATGGTATTGCTGGTGAACAAACGAAGAAAATATTATTTGATACAATTGTTAGTCTTCAGAATAATTTGAAGCGTCATGGCTTTGCTACTGAAGCTCAAATACCTTCAGACAAACCATTTTATGGACCTGCTACTTATAAAGCAGTGACGATATTTGAGCAAAAACAGGGTTTTCCAGTAAATGGTATTGCTGACAAAGAAGCACGTACACTTTTAAATCAGGCAACTTTAGTACAGAATAACATTAGGCTGATAGATGCGTGTATTCAATTCAAATCTAATCCGAAAAAGCCTAGTTATCTCGAGGCACTAAAATATTTAGAAGTTCAGTTAAGTTCAGACATTTTAAAGAACTTTACCAACAGATGGCGAGAAACCAATGATGTCAATCCCGTAATAGTCAAGCTGACGGATGTGTGCAATTCTTATGAAGCAAAACCGCATCAAGATAAAGCGCTCGATTACTTACAACGTCAGATATCTCCAGATGTATATAAGAGATTTACTGAACTTTGGAAGAAGTCGTAA
- a CDS encoding pyridoxine 5'-phosphate oxidase C-terminal domain-containing protein yields MGSSCLHDRLLYSHLEDASWKIERLSP; encoded by the coding sequence ATGGGATCTAGCTGTTTACATGATCGTTTACTCTATAGTCATTTAGAAGATGCTAGTTGGAAGATTGAACGGTTATCACCGTAA